Proteins from a genomic interval of Orbaceae bacterium lpD02:
- the folA gene encoding type 3 dihydrofolate reductase, translated as MLSIIVAMANQRVIGLDNQMPWHLPADLAWFKKNTLNKPIIMGRKTFESIGRPLPNRHNIIISRTPQLSTNPQISWVTSLEEAINIAKKNEEVFIIGGGNIYQQALAYADRLYLTHINAELKGDTCFPDYSSSQWQQIFQETHHADDKNPYDYTFEILEKAQIKNSL; from the coding sequence ATTTTAAGTATTATTGTAGCAATGGCAAATCAGCGTGTTATTGGACTAGATAATCAAATGCCGTGGCATTTACCCGCAGATTTAGCATGGTTTAAAAAAAATACACTGAATAAGCCGATTATTATGGGACGAAAAACGTTTGAATCAATAGGTAGACCACTGCCAAATCGGCATAATATTATTATTAGTCGAACACCGCAATTAAGTACTAATCCACAAATTAGTTGGGTTACGAGTTTAGAAGAAGCAATCAATATTGCTAAAAAGAATGAAGAAGTATTTATTATTGGTGGTGGAAATATTTATCAGCAAGCTCTAGCTTATGCCGACCGTCTCTACTTAACTCACATTAATGCTGAGTTAAAAGGTGACACCTGCTTTCCAGACTACAGCTCGAGTCAATGGCAGCAAATTTTCCAAGAAACACACCATGCTGATGATAAAAATCCGTATGATTATACGTTTGAAATTTTAGAAAAAGCACAAATAAAAAATTCATTATAA
- the relA gene encoding GTP diphosphokinase, whose product MVSIREAHQHSNEHYSLEQFDVEQWAKHILSLNNSKSYNKFKTVWDFCFENSAGAAEQHHCFANAIEMVEILSMLNMDIDSLCAALLCPFLDAKIIRREDISDVFDREILHLVTSIIRMKEIRQLRAIRNGTATSEQIDSIRRMLLAMVNDFRSVVIKLAERITYLRDLIDAPREKQVLAAKECFNIYAPLANRLGIGQLKWEIEDFCFRYLQPDEYRLIANQLHEKRMDRERYINDFVANLQNIINQDKIKAEVYGRPKHIYSIWRKMERKNLTFDALYDIRAVRIICERVEDCYAALSIVHSQYKHIAKEFDDYVANPKPNGYQSIHTVVYGPQDNTIEIQIRTEQMHNDAELGIAAHWKYKEGSTDKMTAYDQRISWLRKLLAWQQEMSESGEIQEQVRSQVFDDRVYVFTPKGDVVDLPAGSTPLDFAYHIHSDVGHRCIGAKIAGRIVPFTHQLKMGDVVEIITQKQLNPSRDWLNPNAGFVNSSRARAKIQAWFKKQDREKNIAAGKELLESELVQLELVIKDVEKLLINRYNAHSFDEVLAGIGSGDIRINQLVNYLNAQFNKPTAEEEDEAALKLLTQKSNTQTKNSKKNSSEIIIEGVGNLMMTMAKCCRPIPGDDIIGFVTLGRGVSIHRADCEQLLELKEHAPERIVEALWNNQRFGSYTMVMRVIASDRSGLLRDITTILANEKVNVLGVSSRSDIKQQIATIDMDMEVSDQESLNRVLNKLVQLPDVIEARRLSNN is encoded by the coding sequence ATGGTATCAATAAGAGAAGCACATCAGCACAGTAATGAACATTACTCATTAGAACAGTTTGATGTTGAACAGTGGGCAAAACATATATTATCTTTAAATAATTCAAAATCTTATAATAAGTTTAAAACAGTCTGGGATTTTTGTTTTGAAAATAGCGCAGGAGCGGCTGAGCAACATCATTGTTTTGCTAATGCTATTGAGATGGTTGAAATTCTATCGATGTTAAATATGGATATCGATAGTTTATGTGCTGCATTATTGTGTCCTTTTCTTGATGCTAAAATTATTCGCCGAGAAGATATTAGCGACGTATTTGACCGTGAAATATTGCACTTGGTGACCAGTATTATTCGTATGAAAGAGATCCGTCAGTTACGCGCTATCCGTAACGGGACTGCGACCTCAGAACAAATTGACAGTATTCGGCGAATGTTACTTGCAATGGTGAATGATTTTCGTAGTGTTGTGATTAAGCTAGCTGAGCGAATCACCTACTTGCGAGACTTAATTGATGCACCAAGGGAAAAACAAGTTCTTGCCGCAAAAGAGTGTTTTAATATTTATGCGCCGCTTGCTAATCGTTTAGGTATTGGTCAATTAAAGTGGGAAATAGAAGATTTTTGTTTCCGTTATCTGCAACCTGATGAATATCGTTTGATTGCTAATCAGTTACATGAAAAACGGATGGATCGAGAACGATATATTAATGATTTTGTGGCTAATTTACAAAATATAATCAATCAAGATAAGATTAAAGCTGAAGTATATGGTCGACCAAAACATATTTATAGTATTTGGCGAAAAATGGAACGGAAAAACTTAACGTTTGATGCTCTTTATGATATTCGCGCAGTGCGAATTATTTGTGAACGCGTTGAAGATTGTTATGCCGCTTTAAGTATTGTTCATAGCCAGTATAAACATATAGCCAAAGAGTTTGATGATTATGTGGCAAACCCTAAACCGAATGGTTACCAATCGATTCATACGGTGGTTTATGGCCCGCAAGATAATACGATTGAAATTCAAATCCGTACCGAGCAGATGCATAATGACGCTGAGTTAGGGATTGCCGCTCACTGGAAATATAAAGAAGGTAGCACCGATAAGATGACCGCTTATGACCAGCGTATTAGCTGGCTTCGGAAGTTACTTGCGTGGCAGCAAGAGATGTCGGAAAGTGGTGAAATTCAAGAGCAAGTGCGCAGTCAGGTATTTGATGATAGAGTCTACGTTTTTACGCCCAAAGGCGACGTAGTTGATTTACCTGCAGGCTCAACACCACTTGATTTTGCGTATCATATCCATAGTGATGTTGGGCATCGCTGTATTGGCGCAAAAATTGCTGGGCGCATCGTACCTTTTACCCATCAGTTAAAGATGGGAGACGTGGTTGAAATTATTACTCAAAAACAGCTAAACCCAAGCCGTGATTGGTTGAACCCAAATGCTGGCTTTGTTAATAGCAGCAGGGCGAGAGCAAAAATTCAAGCATGGTTTAAGAAACAAGATCGCGAAAAAAATATTGCGGCAGGTAAAGAGCTCCTTGAGAGTGAACTGGTGCAATTAGAATTAGTGATAAAAGATGTTGAAAAACTATTAATCAATCGTTATAACGCACATAGCTTTGATGAAGTATTGGCCGGAATTGGTAGCGGCGATATTCGTATTAATCAACTAGTTAATTATCTCAATGCGCAGTTTAATAAGCCAACCGCGGAGGAAGAAGACGAGGCTGCTTTAAAACTGCTGACACAAAAATCAAATACTCAAACCAAAAACAGTAAGAAAAATAGTAGTGAAATTATTATTGAGGGTGTCGGAAACTTGATGATGACCATGGCAAAGTGCTGCCGACCGATTCCTGGCGATGATATTATAGGCTTTGTTACGCTAGGGCGAGGAGTATCGATTCACCGTGCTGATTGTGAACAATTATTAGAATTGAAAGAGCATGCACCAGAACGAATAGTTGAGGCCTTGTGGAATAATCAGCGTTTTGGCAGTTACACGATGGTGATGCGGGTTATTGCAAGTGACCGTAGCGGTTTATTGCGTGATATCACTACTATTTTGGCCAATGAAAAAGTGAATGTACTGGGAGTTTCAAGTCGCAGCGATATTAAGCAGCAAATAGCAACAATTGATATGGATATGGAGGTGTCTGATCAAGAGTCGCTTAATCGCGTACTCAATAAACTTGTACAGCTACCTGATGTAATTGAGGCTAGGCGGTTATCTAATAATTAG
- a CDS encoding glycosyltransferase family 2 protein encodes MIELSVVIIAKNEQHNIVDCIKSCQFAKEIIVIDDYSTDDTVKIATELGAKVTQRALAGDWGGQQTFAIKQASYDWIFLIDADERVSPELEQQIKDMVTANEQIAYWVHRQNKFHHNKATHGVLRPDFVCRLMPKKGSYVEGFVHPQIITPYPSKKLSAYLYHYTYDNWEQYFNKFNKYTTLSAEKYRKNNKKCGFFKDIVLRPFWAFIKMYLIQGGFLDGKMGWILSVNHYFYTMNKYVKLYYLYKSNGKL; translated from the coding sequence ATGATTGAATTGTCCGTCGTCATCATTGCAAAAAATGAACAACACAACATTGTTGACTGTATTAAAAGTTGCCAATTTGCTAAAGAGATTATTGTAATTGATGATTATAGCACCGATGATACCGTGAAAATAGCCACCGAATTAGGAGCCAAGGTAACTCAACGGGCACTTGCTGGCGATTGGGGGGGACAACAAACCTTTGCGATTAAACAAGCAAGTTATGATTGGATTTTCTTAATTGATGCCGATGAGCGAGTGTCGCCAGAGCTTGAACAGCAAATCAAAGATATGGTAACGGCTAATGAACAAATTGCTTACTGGGTGCATAGACAAAATAAATTTCATCACAATAAAGCCACTCATGGCGTATTAAGGCCTGATTTTGTTTGTCGTTTAATGCCTAAAAAAGGGTCCTATGTTGAAGGCTTTGTCCACCCACAAATTATCACACCTTATCCATCAAAAAAACTATCGGCTTATTTGTATCACTACACTTATGACAATTGGGAGCAATATTTTAATAAATTTAATAAATACACCACCCTATCTGCTGAAAAATATAGAAAAAATAACAAAAAATGTGGTTTCTTTAAAGATATTGTCTTAAGACCATTTTGGGCATTTATTAAAATGTATTTGATTCAAGGTGGGTTTTTAGATGGCAAAATGGGCTGGATTTTATCGGTTAATCACTATTTTTATACCATGAATAAATACGTCAAACTTTACTATTTATATAAATCAAATGGTAAACTTTAG
- a CDS encoding glycosyltransferase family protein yields MMKILFGIQGTGNGHISRCRTLAKALSIAKAEVDYIFSGRDAKDYFDMDAFGDYKIYEGMSFATQNGKINLHKTIKRIRGFRLIKDVRDLDLSQYDMIISDFEPVSAWAAHHRGRESLGISNQAVCQYFKPKEYGLIANTIMKFYAPVTKPIGLHWFHFGHALVPPIIDPLICQHENGKIIVYLPFESIEDIISFLLPFSQRYEFECYHPNIKQEAINNAINLKPLSRDTFTNAVSACSGIIANTGFALISEALVLGKKVLTKPVSGQFEQIYNAECLAKLDLATVMNFLDQKVLEKWLTKPSPSPIVYPDVATHLANWIVSGQQESLAELSNRLWQKTEFPPHVQQKIRALGYAI; encoded by the coding sequence ATGATGAAAATCCTATTTGGAATTCAAGGTACGGGAAATGGACATATCAGCCGCTGTCGGACCTTAGCTAAAGCGCTAAGTATTGCAAAAGCTGAGGTCGATTATATTTTTAGTGGTAGAGATGCCAAAGATTACTTTGATATGGATGCATTTGGTGACTATAAAATCTATGAAGGAATGAGTTTTGCAACCCAAAATGGCAAAATAAACCTACATAAAACAATTAAACGCATACGAGGTTTTCGCCTGATCAAAGATGTCCGCGATCTCGATTTATCACAATATGATATGATTATTAGTGACTTCGAGCCCGTTAGCGCTTGGGCTGCTCATCACCGGGGACGAGAAAGCTTAGGGATTAGCAATCAGGCTGTTTGTCAATACTTTAAGCCTAAAGAGTATGGGCTCATTGCGAATACTATCATGAAGTTTTATGCCCCTGTAACTAAACCTATTGGCCTACACTGGTTTCACTTTGGTCATGCCTTAGTACCCCCTATAATCGATCCATTAATTTGTCAGCACGAAAATGGCAAAATTATTGTTTATCTACCCTTCGAATCAATTGAAGATATTATTAGTTTTTTACTACCATTTAGTCAGCGCTATGAGTTTGAATGCTACCACCCAAATATAAAACAAGAAGCAATAAATAACGCAATTAATCTTAAACCCTTAAGCCGTGACACATTTACTAATGCTGTATCCGCCTGTTCGGGAATTATTGCTAACACTGGGTTTGCTCTCATTTCAGAAGCACTCGTTTTAGGTAAAAAAGTGTTGACTAAACCTGTTTCAGGTCAATTTGAACAAATTTATAATGCCGAGTGTTTAGCAAAACTTGATCTGGCAACTGTTATGAATTTTCTTGATCAAAAAGTGCTAGAAAAATGGCTAACCAAGCCATCGCCCTCACCGATTGTCTACCCCGATGTAGCAACCCATTTAGCTAATTGGATCGTCAGCGGACAACAAGAATCACTGGCCGAATTAAGTAATCGATTATGGCAAAAAACTGAATTCCCCCCTCATGTTCAGCAAAAAATTAGGGCGCTGGGCTATGCAATATAA
- a CDS encoding glycosyltransferase family 2 protein, whose translation MRPKSVSLIVTTYNWPKALELVLLSIKTQSVLPNEVIIADDGSKQETRELIARYQKSFPIPLIHSWQEDLGFRLARSRNLAIAKSESDYIIMIDGDMILHRHFIRDHKLIAKPNYFVQGRRVILSELFTQMLFENNKTKISLFNTGVQNKLNAISCRLLAPIATKFLSKNDYSSVRGCNMAYWRNDVISINGYNEDFVGWGREDSEFVVRLLNNHIIRQDLRFGGVAYHLYHHENSRHNLDDNDQLLKLAVKNSVHNCEHGLNQYLIKNKQSEVIND comes from the coding sequence ATGCGACCTAAATCTGTATCTTTAATCGTCACAACCTATAACTGGCCAAAAGCGCTTGAGCTGGTATTACTATCAATTAAAACCCAATCAGTATTACCTAATGAGGTGATTATTGCCGATGATGGTTCAAAACAAGAGACCCGGGAATTAATTGCGCGCTATCAAAAGTCATTTCCTATTCCACTTATTCACAGCTGGCAAGAGGATTTAGGCTTTAGGTTAGCTCGTTCACGTAATTTAGCTATAGCTAAAAGTGAAAGCGATTATATTATTATGATTGATGGCGATATGATATTGCACCGCCATTTTATTCGCGACCATAAACTAATAGCTAAACCAAACTACTTTGTACAAGGGCGGCGAGTAATATTATCTGAATTATTTACTCAGATGCTTTTTGAAAATAATAAAACAAAAATTTCATTATTTAATACTGGCGTACAAAATAAGCTAAATGCTATTAGCTGCCGGCTGCTTGCACCAATAGCAACAAAATTTTTGTCTAAAAATGATTACTCGTCAGTTAGAGGATGTAATATGGCTTATTGGCGGAATGACGTTATTTCTATTAACGGTTATAATGAAGACTTTGTCGGCTGGGGTAGAGAAGATAGCGAGTTTGTGGTGAGGCTGCTGAATAACCATATTATACGCCAAGATCTACGTTTTGGAGGTGTCGCTTATCACCTCTATCATCATGAAAACTCAAGACATAATCTTGATGATAATGATCAATTACTTAAGTTAGCTGTTAAAAATAGTGTCCATAACTGTGAGCATGGCCTGAATCAATATTTAATAAAAAATAAACAATCAGAGGTGATAAATGATTGA
- the rlmD gene encoding 23S rRNA (uracil(1939)-C(5))-methyltransferase RlmD, which yields MVLFYSPPKKAPSTPKAIKLTVHALDGFGQGIAHYLGKTVFIKNALPGEQVEVRLTEDKRQYAKAKVLKYLVKSEQRIAPNCRHYRICGGCEMQHMAIAMQHHVKAGALLGLIEKETGYKIDATDVKMITSTPYHYRRRARLAIMYENNQLVIGFRQLESKQIVDITVCPVLVEQLELQLVPLKGCLNGLKDRKALGHLDLIHTDSGTIVVLRHVRAFSEQDTKQLVDFALQQKISFYLHGDELVHLVGNKEHYYCIGPLKLMFSPLDFIQVNEGVNLLMIEQAIDWLELIPQDHVLDLFCGMGNFTLPIAMKCANVFGVEGVDALVDKAKFNAIFNRQYLLGDSEFFVSNLDHIDENSVWFTASINKVLLDPARPGANKVIAKIIQYSPTHVVYISCNPATLVRDSKILLQAGYQIANISILDMFPQTKHIESMLLFIKLGTK from the coding sequence ATGGTTTTATTTTATTCTCCGCCTAAAAAAGCGCCATCAACGCCAAAAGCGATTAAATTGACCGTACATGCGCTTGATGGTTTTGGTCAAGGAATCGCTCATTATCTCGGGAAAACGGTATTTATTAAAAATGCGTTACCCGGTGAACAAGTTGAAGTTCGATTAACTGAAGATAAGAGGCAGTACGCAAAAGCAAAAGTATTAAAATATTTAGTTAAAAGCGAACAACGTATCGCTCCGAATTGTCGCCATTATCGTATTTGTGGCGGCTGCGAAATGCAGCATATGGCAATAGCGATGCAGCATCACGTCAAAGCAGGCGCTTTGCTCGGGTTAATTGAAAAAGAGACGGGCTATAAGATAGATGCTACTGATGTTAAGATGATTACTTCCACTCCTTATCATTACCGGCGGCGCGCTCGTCTGGCCATAATGTATGAAAATAACCAGTTAGTCATCGGTTTCAGACAATTAGAATCAAAGCAAATTGTCGATATTACCGTTTGCCCTGTTTTAGTCGAGCAACTAGAGCTACAGCTCGTACCATTAAAAGGCTGTTTGAATGGGTTAAAAGATAGAAAAGCCTTGGGGCATCTTGACCTTATTCATACCGATAGCGGTACAATTGTAGTATTAAGACATGTTCGCGCTTTTAGTGAGCAAGATACTAAGCAGCTCGTTGATTTTGCATTACAGCAAAAAATAAGCTTTTATTTACATGGCGATGAGCTTGTCCATTTAGTTGGCAATAAAGAGCATTATTATTGCATTGGCCCATTAAAATTAATGTTTAGTCCGCTTGATTTTATTCAGGTGAATGAAGGCGTTAATTTGCTTATGATCGAGCAAGCAATTGACTGGCTCGAATTAATTCCGCAAGATCATGTGTTAGATCTATTTTGTGGTATGGGTAATTTTACCTTACCAATTGCAATGAAATGCGCTAATGTTTTCGGCGTTGAAGGGGTTGATGCTTTAGTTGATAAGGCAAAATTTAATGCGATATTTAATCGACAATATTTACTCGGAGACAGTGAGTTTTTTGTTAGCAACTTAGATCACATTGATGAAAACTCCGTTTGGTTTACCGCTAGCATTAATAAAGTCTTGCTTGATCCGGCAAGGCCTGGTGCTAATAAGGTCATTGCTAAAATAATACAATATAGTCCGACACATGTGGTCTATATTTCATGTAATCCAGCAACATTAGTACGCGATAGTAAAATATTATTACAAGCTGGCTATCAGATCGCAAATATATCAATTTTAGATATGTTTCCGCAGACTAAACATATTGAATCAATGTTATTGTTTATTAAATTAGGAACAAAATAA
- the coaD gene encoding pantetheine-phosphate adenylyltransferase — protein sequence MLTAIFPGTFDPITNGHVDLILRASLLFPRLIVAVADNPNKKTLFSLDERVDLVSTALEHLLNVEVIGYSNLMADFAKEHLATVLIRGVRTTYDFEYERQLAEMNRSLKNDLDTIFLMPSIATSFISSTIVKDVALHDGDISILVPKHVEVALLQRIG from the coding sequence ATGCTTACTGCTATTTTTCCTGGCACATTTGATCCCATTACTAATGGTCATGTTGATCTGATTTTGAGAGCATCACTACTCTTTCCTCGCTTAATTGTGGCTGTTGCCGATAACCCAAATAAAAAAACCTTATTCTCATTAGATGAACGTGTTGACCTTGTTTCAACGGCATTGGAGCATTTATTAAATGTTGAAGTGATTGGCTATAGTAATTTAATGGCTGATTTTGCTAAAGAGCATTTGGCTACGGTTTTGATTCGCGGTGTGCGTACGACCTATGATTTTGAGTATGAAAGGCAATTAGCCGAAATGAATCGTAGTTTAAAAAATGATTTAGATACTATTTTTTTAATGCCATCGATTGCAACAAGTTTTATTTCATCAACAATAGTTAAAGATGTTGCACTACATGACGGCGATATTTCAATATTAGTACCTAAGCATGTTGAAGTCGCATTATTACAACGCATTGGCTAG